One window from the genome of Haladaptatus paucihalophilus DX253 encodes:
- a CDS encoding potassium channel family protein codes for MRFIIVGSGRVGLRTARVLTEEGHEVVIVDDDPDRVERARDKGFTVTEGDGVKEDALVDAGLDTADAIAGLTGDLNVNFAACMVGKHHGCRTVMRIDEDYREDIYHKYADDVDEVIYPERLGAAGAKTALLGGDFDVIADLTENLQLTTMTIPSESPLVGTRVHAVELPTDARIYAHGRDRERMTIPLPGTKIEGGDRVALIAARDALPDVRERLQATA; via the coding sequence ATGCGATTTATTATCGTCGGGTCCGGTCGCGTGGGACTCCGAACCGCCCGGGTTCTGACCGAAGAAGGGCACGAAGTCGTTATCGTCGACGACGACCCGGACAGGGTGGAACGGGCGCGTGACAAGGGATTCACCGTCACGGAGGGAGACGGGGTGAAAGAAGACGCTCTGGTGGACGCGGGTCTCGATACCGCGGACGCCATCGCGGGGTTGACGGGAGACCTGAACGTCAACTTCGCGGCCTGCATGGTCGGCAAACACCACGGCTGTCGGACCGTCATGCGCATCGACGAGGACTACCGGGAGGACATCTATCACAAGTACGCGGACGACGTGGACGAAGTGATATACCCCGAGCGACTGGGAGCGGCGGGTGCGAAAACGGCGCTGCTCGGCGGCGACTTCGACGTCATCGCCGACCTGACCGAGAACCTACAGTTGACGACGATGACGATTCCGAGCGAATCGCCGCTCGTCGGAACGCGGGTGCACGCCGTGGAGTTGCCGACCGACGCACGGATTTACGCCCATGGCCGTGACCGAGAGCGGATGACGATTCCGCTACCGGGAACCAAAATCGAAGGCGGTGACCGCGTGGCGCTCATCGCCGCCCGGGACGCGCTCCCGGACGTGCGCGAACGGCTGCAGGCGACCGCTTGA